One genomic region from Skermania piniformis encodes:
- the rplQ gene encoding 50S ribosomal protein L17: MPKPKKGARLGGSASHQKAILANLATALFSHERITTTETKAKILRPYAEKLVTHAKAGTLAHRREVLKVIRDKDVVHKLFAEIGPGFADRQGGYTRILKTVPRKGDNAPMAIIELVQEPTVSSDASRATRAAASKRKAAEQQPVDPPQADEAAVPERATEADAPAGDPADK, encoded by the coding sequence ATGCCCAAGCCCAAGAAGGGGGCCCGTCTCGGCGGGTCGGCGTCGCACCAGAAGGCGATTCTCGCCAACCTGGCGACGGCGCTGTTCTCCCACGAGCGCATCACGACCACCGAGACCAAGGCGAAGATCCTGCGTCCGTACGCGGAGAAGCTGGTCACCCACGCCAAGGCGGGCACCCTCGCGCATCGGCGTGAGGTGCTCAAGGTGATCCGGGACAAGGACGTGGTGCACAAGCTGTTCGCCGAGATCGGGCCCGGCTTCGCCGATCGGCAGGGCGGGTACACCCGAATCCTCAAGACGGTCCCGCGCAAGGGCGACAACGCCCCGATGGCGATCATCGAGCTGGTGCAGGAGCCGACGGTCTCCAGCGACGCGAGCCGGGCCACCCGCGCCGCAGCGTCGAAGCGGAAGGCGGCCGAGCAGCAGCCGGTGGATCCGCCGCAGGCGGACGAGGCTGCGGTGCCGGAGCGGGCTACCGAGGCGGATGCCCCGGCCGGTGATCCCGCCGACAAGTAG
- the truA gene encoding tRNA pseudouridine(38-40) synthase TruA, which yields MTRLRFDIAYDGTDFRGWATQPGLRTVQGVLEQNLSLVLREPVQLTVAGRTDAGVHAEGQVAHAEVAAFDDPAGLLRRLSRLLPGDVRVTAITFAPAEFDARFSALRRHYVYRLTTAVHGADPFERRHVVGVRPGPDLAAMRAASTGLLGLHDFAAFCRHREGASTVRELQRFDWRADGARLTAAVSADAFCWSMVRSLVGAVLAVGYGRRTPDWPAGLLTERSRSSAVTVAAAHGLSLVGVDYPEPAELAARNRTTRAVRVAAADGCCGT from the coding sequence ATGACCCGGTTACGGTTCGACATCGCCTACGACGGCACCGACTTCCGGGGCTGGGCAACCCAGCCCGGGTTGCGCACGGTGCAGGGCGTGTTGGAGCAGAACCTGAGTCTGGTACTGCGCGAGCCGGTGCAGCTGACCGTCGCCGGGCGCACCGACGCCGGAGTGCATGCCGAGGGTCAGGTGGCCCATGCCGAGGTCGCAGCGTTCGACGACCCGGCCGGTCTGCTCCGCCGACTGTCCCGATTGCTGCCCGGCGATGTCCGGGTCACGGCGATCACGTTCGCGCCGGCGGAGTTCGACGCCCGCTTCTCCGCGCTGCGCCGGCACTACGTCTACCGGCTGACCACCGCCGTCCACGGCGCCGACCCGTTCGAGCGCCGGCACGTGGTCGGCGTTCGGCCCGGCCCGGACCTGGCCGCGATGCGCGCCGCGTCGACCGGACTGCTGGGCCTGCACGACTTCGCCGCGTTCTGTCGGCACCGCGAGGGCGCCAGCACGGTCCGCGAGCTCCAACGCTTCGACTGGCGAGCCGACGGCGCCCGGCTGACCGCCGCAGTATCCGCCGATGCGTTCTGTTGGTCGATGGTGCGCAGCCTGGTCGGCGCGGTACTCGCCGTCGGGTACGGCCGGCGCACCCCGGATTGGCCGGCCGGCCTGTTGACCGAGCGCAGCCGATCCAGTGCGGTGACCGTCGCCGCCGCGCACGGGCTCAGTCTGGTCGGGGTGGATTACCCCGAGCCGGCGGAGCTGGCCGCTCGCAACCGCACCACCCGCGCCGTGCGGGTGGCGGCCGCCGACGGCTGCTGCGGGACCTGA
- a CDS encoding ATP-binding protein: protein MTTEDQRPNERLVDRRRERGWTQGEVARRVAAVIHRDTAQVVAINADYVSRLERGLIRRPRQIYLAAFRIVFGVGDIELGFADQPAAADANMSDSGRLLFQLPPGISDFVGRTAVVDRLIRALTRHTARAVNIVAISGAAGVGKSALALHVAHAVRAHFPDGQLYAELRGTEPAPAPTTEVLGRFLTDLGLDAGSIPDQIDDRARLLRSALGHRRMLVMLDNACDARQVRPLVPGNADCAVLVTSRKALIALEGAEHRQLDVLTPDESVELLGRIIGVERARSAPDATADVARLCGRLPLALRIAGGRIADRATLPLAAYAQRLSDEQGQLDMLEAGDLAVRASFELSYTSCAEPTRRAFRMLGVIESVDFAAWTLALLADIELPQALQQLEYLVDARLLEVVGAAHGGPARYRLHDLLRVFARERLDLEDGAADRRALAERLLAEYVALGTTAVARIEPSGEFEPLPAFAPALAEVEADPLGWLQTERAAFVRGVGQAHAAGLWELCWQLAELLPAAWGNVGSGLIQLRSGRLGLDAAQVSGSKIGEARIRYSLGVLDHAQARYEQAETELRFSIAIFTEIGDGFRTALAERQLGETYRRTGLLDQAQLHYSTALAVFEHIGNVRMVAATLNGIGDTYRGMGRWAEAVDHLDRGIRLYERLGDQQQIARAIVRLGCVRRDQAREAEAKRLFNHALIVLRKLGDRRWEANALRHLGIVARNVGRYDEALDHLADSLELMAELAHPRGVAIVLRDIGDTHRYAGNPDEAQDALAEALARFVDIGDRHAQARTRVRLADVARRRTDWALADAQLSHAEEIYRRLGSRAGMARLHRYRALLERDRGHYVAALAAIDACETLLTELPRGLWRARALATRATIERAMGLPEWQVTYAQAEEIYRLGGASTLAELRFWLDDR from the coding sequence ATGACGACAGAGGACCAGCGGCCGAACGAGCGCCTGGTCGATCGGCGCCGGGAGCGCGGCTGGACGCAGGGGGAGGTGGCGCGTCGGGTCGCGGCGGTGATCCACCGGGACACCGCGCAGGTCGTCGCGATCAACGCCGATTACGTGTCGCGGCTGGAGCGGGGCCTGATCCGGCGCCCGCGGCAGATCTATCTGGCCGCATTCCGGATCGTCTTCGGCGTCGGCGACATCGAGCTGGGGTTTGCCGACCAACCCGCCGCGGCCGACGCGAACATGTCCGACAGCGGCCGACTGCTGTTCCAGCTGCCGCCCGGAATCTCCGATTTCGTCGGCCGAACTGCGGTGGTGGACCGGCTGATCCGGGCGCTGACCCGACACACCGCGCGGGCGGTGAACATCGTGGCGATCTCCGGCGCAGCCGGAGTGGGCAAATCGGCGCTGGCGCTGCACGTAGCGCATGCGGTGCGCGCCCATTTCCCGGACGGCCAGCTCTACGCCGAATTGCGCGGCACCGAACCCGCGCCGGCGCCGACGACCGAGGTTCTCGGCCGGTTTCTCACCGACCTCGGCCTGGACGCGGGCAGCATCCCCGATCAGATCGACGACCGCGCTCGACTGCTGCGCAGCGCACTCGGTCATCGCCGGATGCTGGTGATGCTGGACAACGCCTGCGACGCGCGGCAGGTGCGTCCGCTCGTCCCGGGCAACGCCGATTGCGCGGTGCTGGTCACCAGCCGGAAGGCGCTGATCGCCCTGGAGGGCGCCGAGCATCGCCAGCTGGATGTGCTGACTCCGGACGAAAGCGTGGAGCTGCTGGGTCGGATCATCGGCGTCGAACGGGCCCGCAGCGCACCGGATGCCACGGCTGATGTCGCCCGGCTGTGCGGTCGGTTGCCGCTGGCCTTGCGGATCGCCGGCGGTCGGATCGCCGACCGGGCGACGCTCCCGCTGGCGGCGTATGCCCAGCGGCTCAGCGACGAGCAAGGCCAACTCGACATGCTGGAAGCCGGCGACTTGGCGGTGCGAGCCAGCTTCGAGCTGAGCTACACCAGTTGCGCCGAACCGACGCGGCGGGCCTTCCGGATGCTCGGGGTGATCGAATCGGTCGACTTCGCCGCCTGGACGCTGGCGCTGCTCGCCGACATCGAGCTACCGCAGGCGCTGCAGCAGCTCGAGTATCTGGTGGACGCGCGGCTGTTGGAGGTCGTCGGCGCGGCGCACGGTGGGCCCGCCCGCTACCGCCTGCACGACCTGCTGCGGGTGTTCGCCCGGGAGCGACTGGACCTGGAGGACGGCGCGGCCGACCGTCGCGCGCTGGCGGAACGGCTGCTCGCCGAGTACGTCGCCCTGGGCACCACCGCGGTCGCCCGGATCGAACCGAGCGGCGAGTTCGAGCCGCTGCCGGCCTTCGCTCCGGCGTTGGCCGAGGTGGAGGCCGACCCGCTGGGCTGGCTGCAGACCGAGCGTGCGGCGTTCGTCCGTGGCGTCGGCCAGGCGCACGCAGCCGGGCTCTGGGAGCTGTGCTGGCAGCTGGCCGAACTGCTGCCTGCGGCCTGGGGCAACGTCGGCAGCGGCCTGATCCAGCTGCGATCCGGCCGGCTGGGCCTCGACGCCGCCCAGGTCTCCGGCAGCAAGATCGGCGAGGCCCGGATCCGGTACAGCCTGGGTGTGCTCGACCACGCCCAGGCCCGCTACGAACAAGCCGAGACCGAGCTGCGGTTCAGCATCGCGATCTTCACCGAGATCGGCGACGGATTCCGGACCGCGCTCGCCGAACGTCAACTGGGCGAAACCTATCGCCGCACCGGCCTACTCGACCAGGCGCAACTGCACTACTCCACCGCACTGGCGGTATTCGAGCACATCGGCAACGTGCGGATGGTTGCGGCGACGTTGAACGGAATCGGCGACACCTACCGCGGGATGGGCCGTTGGGCCGAGGCGGTCGATCATCTCGACCGCGGGATCAGGTTGTACGAGCGGCTGGGCGATCAGCAGCAGATCGCCCGGGCGATCGTCCGGCTCGGCTGCGTCCGTCGTGACCAGGCGCGGGAGGCCGAGGCCAAGCGCTTGTTCAACCACGCGCTGATCGTCCTGCGCAAGCTCGGCGACCGCCGGTGGGAAGCGAACGCGTTACGCCACCTGGGCATCGTGGCCCGCAACGTCGGCCGCTACGACGAGGCGCTGGATCACCTCGCCGACAGCCTGGAGCTGATGGCCGAACTGGCCCACCCACGCGGTGTCGCAATCGTGCTGCGCGACATCGGCGACACCCACCGCTACGCCGGCAACCCGGACGAGGCCCAGGATGCGTTGGCCGAGGCGCTGGCCCGGTTCGTCGATATCGGTGACCGGCATGCGCAGGCGCGCACCCGGGTGCGACTGGCCGATGTCGCTCGCCGGCGCACCGACTGGGCGCTGGCCGACGCCCAGCTGTCGCACGCCGAGGAGATCTACCGCCGCCTGGGCAGCCGGGCCGGAATGGCCCGGCTGCACCGTTATCGCGCGCTGCTGGAGCGCGACCGCGGCCATTACGTTGCGGCCCTGGCGGCGATCGACGCATGCGAAACGTTGCTCACCGAACTCCCCCGCGGCTTGTGGCGGGCCCGGGCACTGGCCACCCGGGCCACCATCGAACGGGCCATGGGCCTACCCGAATGGCAGGTGACCTACGCCCAGGCCGAGGAGATATACCGGCTCGGCGGTGCGAGCACGCTCGCCGAACTCCGCTTCTGGCTCGACGACCGGTGA
- a CDS encoding carboxylesterase/lipase family protein yields MDTVDTSSGPVRGRAVPGGWAFRGIPYAAAPTGAAQFAAPGPAPVWSDVRDAAAPGPTCPQTPYPPAIAALIGTHIQPGADCLNVDVWTPDPGASGLPVLVWIHGGAFTRGANSIPVYDGSAFARDGVVLVAVNYRLGVWGFSPFPDAPDNRGLLDQLAALRWVQRNVAAFGGDPDLVTVFGESAGGMSIADLLGSPAAAGLFRRAIVQSGHSQLVAERADAVRVTGEIAARLGVAPTAAAFADVDPADILAAQDQIGLEVATDPDPARWGSSVIEQGFGVVHILPTVGDAVLPVRPSCADAPAVDLLIGTTAEEFRFFVVPHGLSAAISAELLPLLLQRYGVEPGVIEVFAADRPDDSPGDIFAAVLSELGFRAPALQDAQAHTAAGGATYVYEFDWPSGVDGLGACHALEVPFVFDTLDHAGTLTGPTPPQSLADDMHRAWIRFAATGDPGWPRYAADGAVQQFRATGPQVVLHPRAAELAAVTRDDKVSGPPR; encoded by the coding sequence ATGGATACCGTCGATACGAGCAGCGGTCCGGTTCGTGGTCGGGCAGTGCCCGGCGGCTGGGCGTTTCGGGGCATTCCCTACGCGGCCGCACCGACCGGCGCCGCCCAGTTCGCCGCGCCCGGCCCGGCGCCGGTCTGGTCGGATGTGCGCGACGCCGCCGCGCCCGGCCCGACCTGTCCGCAGACGCCGTATCCGCCCGCGATTGCCGCGTTGATCGGCACCCACATCCAGCCGGGTGCGGACTGTCTCAACGTCGATGTGTGGACTCCGGACCCGGGCGCATCCGGACTGCCCGTGCTGGTCTGGATTCACGGTGGGGCGTTCACCCGGGGCGCCAACTCGATCCCGGTCTACGACGGTTCGGCGTTCGCTCGCGACGGGGTGGTGTTGGTGGCGGTGAACTATCGGCTCGGCGTCTGGGGATTCAGTCCGTTTCCGGACGCGCCGGACAACCGGGGCCTGCTCGACCAGCTCGCCGCGTTGCGGTGGGTGCAACGCAACGTCGCTGCGTTCGGCGGCGACCCGGACCTGGTCACGGTATTCGGCGAGTCGGCGGGCGGGATGAGCATCGCGGACCTGCTCGGTTCGCCGGCCGCAGCCGGATTGTTCCGCCGGGCAATCGTGCAGAGCGGGCACTCCCAGCTGGTGGCCGAGCGTGCCGACGCCGTCCGGGTGACCGGCGAGATTGCGGCGCGACTCGGCGTCGCCCCCACGGCGGCGGCATTCGCCGACGTCGATCCGGCCGACATCCTGGCCGCGCAGGACCAGATCGGGCTGGAGGTGGCCACCGACCCGGATCCGGCGCGGTGGGGTTCGTCGGTGATCGAGCAGGGTTTCGGTGTCGTCCACATCCTGCCCACCGTCGGCGATGCCGTGCTCCCGGTCCGGCCGTCCTGCGCCGACGCGCCCGCGGTGGATCTGCTGATCGGCACCACGGCCGAGGAGTTCCGCTTCTTCGTGGTCCCGCACGGCCTGTCGGCCGCGATCAGCGCCGAGCTGCTACCGCTGTTGCTGCAGCGCTACGGGGTCGAGCCGGGCGTGATCGAGGTGTTCGCCGCGGACCGGCCCGACGATTCGCCGGGCGACATCTTCGCCGCGGTGCTCAGCGAACTGGGCTTCCGAGCGCCCGCACTACAGGACGCCCAGGCTCATACGGCAGCCGGTGGGGCCACCTACGTCTACGAGTTCGACTGGCCGTCCGGAGTCGACGGGCTGGGGGCCTGTCACGCGCTGGAGGTGCCGTTCGTGTTCGACACGCTGGATCACGCCGGAACGTTGACCGGCCCGACGCCGCCGCAGTCGCTGGCCGACGACATGCACCGGGCGTGGATCCGGTTCGCCGCGACCGGCGACCCGGGGTGGCCGCGCTACGCCGCCGACGGCGCGGTGCAGCAGTTCCGCGCCACCGGCCCGCAGGTGGTATTGCACCCGCGCGCGGCCGAACTCGCCGCGGTGACGCGCGACGACAAGGTCAGTGGGCCACCACGATGA
- a CDS encoding glycerol-3-phosphate dehydrogenase/oxidase yields the protein MRNDRRDLSPEPSRLNAARRARDLARLGDRAQLDLLVIGGGVTGVGIALDAATRGLRTVLVEGQDLAFGTSRWSSKLAHGGLRYLASGRVGVARESAVERGILMTRTAPHLVRPMPQVVPLLPQVGRRERRLIRTGFAAGDTLRAAVRTPANLLPRSRQADVAETTAMVPGLRTDGLDGSLIAYDGQLIDDARLVVTIARTAAEHGATILTRVRAEQADGTGATLVNTLTGESLRVTARAVVNATGVWADTVDPSIRLRPSRGTHLVFDGAAFGNPIGALTLPVPGEFGRFVFALPQQDGRVYLGITDEDAPGPIPDEPQPTDAEIDFLLDTINLALHGALDREDIRGQFAGLRPLLDTGGSTADISRKHAVLTSDTGLITVVGGKLTTYRKMAQDAVDRAVGANNLDGGPCVTRNLPLLGAPGHPASTGIDGLPHSLVARYGGIAAEVAAAGVEDPLAPVGDGIDISRAEIAYAFTHEGALSASDALDRRTRLGLIAADADRARPVVDEIIVVAH from the coding sequence GTGCGCAACGACAGACGTGACCTGTCGCCGGAGCCGAGTCGGCTCAACGCGGCCCGGCGGGCCCGCGACCTCGCCCGGCTCGGCGATCGCGCCCAGCTCGACCTGCTGGTGATCGGTGGCGGGGTCACCGGCGTCGGGATCGCGCTGGATGCAGCTACCCGCGGGCTACGTACGGTGTTGGTGGAGGGCCAGGACCTGGCGTTCGGCACCAGCCGATGGAGTTCCAAGCTGGCCCACGGCGGGCTGCGGTACCTCGCCTCGGGCCGGGTCGGGGTGGCCCGGGAAAGCGCGGTGGAGCGCGGCATCCTGATGACCCGGACCGCGCCGCACCTGGTGCGACCGATGCCGCAGGTGGTGCCGTTGCTGCCGCAGGTCGGCCGCCGGGAGCGACGGCTGATCCGCACCGGCTTCGCCGCCGGCGACACCCTGCGCGCCGCGGTCCGCACCCCGGCAAACCTGCTCCCCCGCTCCCGCCAGGCCGATGTCGCGGAGACCACCGCGATGGTCCCGGGGCTGCGCACCGACGGCCTCGACGGCAGCCTGATCGCCTACGACGGCCAGTTGATCGACGACGCCCGACTCGTGGTCACGATCGCCCGGACCGCCGCCGAGCACGGCGCGACGATCCTCACCCGGGTCCGCGCCGAGCAAGCCGACGGCACCGGCGCGACCCTGGTCAACACACTGACCGGCGAATCGCTGCGGGTTACCGCCCGGGCTGTGGTGAACGCGACCGGCGTGTGGGCCGACACGGTCGACCCGTCCATTCGGTTGCGCCCCAGCCGCGGTACCCACCTGGTGTTCGACGGCGCGGCGTTCGGCAACCCGATCGGCGCGCTGACGCTGCCGGTGCCCGGGGAGTTCGGCCGGTTCGTCTTCGCCCTACCGCAGCAGGACGGGCGGGTGTATCTCGGCATCACCGACGAGGACGCGCCCGGGCCGATCCCGGACGAGCCACAGCCGACCGACGCCGAGATCGACTTCCTGCTCGACACGATCAACCTCGCCCTGCACGGCGCGCTCGACCGCGAGGACATCCGCGGGCAGTTCGCCGGCCTGCGGCCGCTGCTGGACACCGGCGGCTCGACCGCGGATATCTCCCGCAAACACGCGGTGCTGACCTCGGACACCGGGCTGATCACGGTGGTCGGCGGCAAACTCACCACATACCGGAAGATGGCCCAGGACGCGGTGGACCGGGCCGTCGGGGCGAACAACCTCGACGGCGGTCCGTGTGTCACGCGCAACCTGCCGCTGCTCGGCGCCCCCGGTCACCCGGCGAGCACCGGCATCGACGGCCTACCCCACTCCCTGGTCGCCCGCTACGGCGGGATCGCGGCCGAGGTCGCCGCCGCCGGCGTCGAAGATCCGCTCGCCCCGGTCGGCGACGGCATCGACATCTCCCGAGCCGAGATCGCCTACGCCTTCACCCACGAGGGAGCGCTGTCCGCATCCGACGCCCTCGACCGGCGCACCCGGCTCGGCTTGATCGCCGCAGACGCCGACCGCGCCCGCCCGGTGGTGGACGAGATCATCGTGGTGGCCCACTGA
- a CDS encoding acyl-CoA dehydrogenase family protein, with translation MPVDRLLPTDDARDLIALTRDIADKTLEPDVVSYEKEERYPDRAFAALGEAGLLSLPYPEEFGGGAQPYEVYLQVLEELAARWAAVAVAVSVHSLSCFPLFGYGAAEQQQRWLPEMLSGNMIGAYSLSEPQAGSDAAALSCRAVATDDGYRVTGTKAWITNGGKADFYTLFARTDGSGSGVSCFLVPADTPGLSFGRPEEKMGLRAVPTTTATYEDAFVPAERRIGAEGAGLGIAFAALDSGRLGIAAIATGIAQRALTDAVAYAKQRTTFGKPIIDHQGLGFVLADMAAGVDAARATYLDAARRRDAGRPYSRQASVAKLTATDTAMRVTTDAVQVFGGYGYTQDFPVERYMREAKITQIFEGTNQIQRLVIARSLAR, from the coding sequence ATGCCTGTCGATCGCCTGCTCCCCACCGACGACGCCCGCGATCTGATCGCGCTGACCCGGGATATCGCGGACAAAACCCTGGAACCGGACGTGGTCTCCTACGAGAAGGAGGAACGCTACCCGGACCGGGCATTCGCGGCGCTCGGCGAAGCCGGCCTGCTCAGCCTGCCCTATCCGGAGGAGTTCGGCGGCGGGGCACAGCCCTACGAGGTCTATCTGCAGGTGCTCGAGGAGCTCGCCGCCCGCTGGGCCGCCGTCGCGGTGGCGGTCAGCGTGCACAGTCTGTCCTGCTTCCCGTTGTTCGGTTACGGCGCCGCCGAGCAGCAGCAGCGCTGGCTTCCGGAGATGCTGAGCGGCAACATGATCGGCGCGTACAGCCTGTCCGAGCCGCAGGCCGGCTCGGACGCGGCGGCGCTGAGCTGCCGGGCGGTTGCGACCGACGACGGCTATCGGGTGACCGGCACCAAAGCCTGGATCACCAACGGCGGCAAGGCGGATTTCTACACGTTGTTTGCCCGCACCGACGGTTCCGGATCGGGGGTGTCCTGCTTTCTGGTACCGGCGGACACGCCCGGGCTGAGTTTCGGTCGGCCGGAGGAGAAGATGGGCCTGCGTGCGGTGCCGACCACCACTGCCACCTACGAGGATGCGTTCGTCCCGGCCGAGCGCCGGATCGGCGCCGAGGGCGCGGGTCTGGGCATCGCGTTCGCCGCACTCGACTCGGGCCGGCTCGGTATCGCGGCAATCGCCACCGGCATCGCGCAACGCGCGCTCACCGACGCCGTGGCATATGCCAAGCAACGCACCACGTTCGGCAAGCCGATCATCGACCATCAGGGCCTCGGCTTCGTCCTGGCGGACATGGCCGCCGGGGTGGACGCGGCACGCGCCACCTACCTCGACGCGGCCCGCCGGCGCGACGCCGGGCGGCCCTACTCCCGCCAGGCCAGCGTCGCGAAACTCACCGCGACCGACACGGCGATGCGGGTGACCACCGACGCGGTACAGGTGTTCGGTGGGTACGGCTACACCCAGGACTTCCCGGTCGAACGGTACATGCGCGAGGCCAAGATCACCCAGATCTTCGAGGGCACCAACCAGATCCAGCGACTGGTGATCGCCCGCAGCCTGGCCCGCTGA
- the eccE gene encoding type VII secretion protein EccE → MLALRDLLTAQVFGLATLAGLRLAGLAPLPAAGIAGGSALLLLVRVGRRSLLDWVTTMTRYRCRNGYRLGPTVDFRGSGEGAVGLHWDTDRVVAVIELTAPPGTRTALPPADSDVAERLPLGALARALTQHDIALSELNIVTHGRRSRAETAAGPVYEELLGPLPAVSIGTVRLAVVFRPAQCPDAVARRGGGKEGASRAVTVAARRIVRLLAQRGYPARLLTADEIRGAVLQITAGTDPRGIGRRWRHAVLGDRIIGGGACHPDAISSELLSALWTTPTAGTAVLLRLRPGRTENTVRVGAAWQLAAAPATDRLPATPRVLVRHSVSTHGRHRDALLSLLPIAPARSAAGIPTGEYPIADVARLRLPAAECGQLIGAAADGRAVAARVVGAGVGTVLIAGDVGLSQQVVFRAVATGARVLVRTDRPHAWANLIGAIGNPDRLAVAGSAGQRTTGRTALVVDGVPSPEPHAGLTVIRVDSDPAVRPSTRPDVTIRQPDGSSHRVVLETGPSRIELALVTTPREAAILRRPAAAPDAGHELPVDAS, encoded by the coding sequence GTGCTGGCACTTCGAGATCTGCTGACGGCCCAGGTATTCGGCCTGGCAACGCTCGCCGGGCTCCGGCTGGCCGGGCTGGCGCCGCTGCCGGCGGCCGGGATTGCCGGCGGGTCGGCGCTGTTGCTGCTGGTCCGGGTCGGCCGGCGATCGCTGCTCGACTGGGTCACGACCATGACCCGGTACCGGTGCCGGAATGGTTACCGGCTGGGACCGACGGTGGATTTTCGCGGTTCCGGGGAGGGCGCTGTCGGCCTGCACTGGGATACCGACCGGGTCGTCGCGGTAATCGAGTTGACCGCACCACCCGGCACGCGGACCGCTCTTCCCCCGGCCGACTCCGATGTGGCCGAACGACTTCCGCTCGGCGCGTTGGCGCGGGCGCTGACCCAGCACGACATCGCCTTGAGCGAGCTGAACATCGTCACGCACGGCCGGCGCAGCCGAGCGGAAACGGCGGCCGGCCCGGTCTACGAGGAGCTACTCGGCCCGCTACCGGCGGTGTCGATCGGGACCGTCCGGCTCGCGGTGGTGTTCCGGCCGGCGCAGTGTCCGGACGCGGTGGCCCGCCGCGGCGGCGGCAAAGAAGGCGCGTCCCGGGCGGTGACGGTCGCCGCCCGCCGGATCGTGCGGCTGCTGGCGCAGCGGGGTTACCCCGCCCGGCTGCTCACCGCCGACGAGATCCGCGGCGCCGTACTGCAGATCACTGCCGGTACCGATCCACGCGGAATCGGCCGGCGCTGGCGGCACGCCGTGCTCGGCGACCGGATCATCGGCGGCGGAGCATGTCACCCGGACGCGATCAGCTCCGAACTACTGTCTGCACTCTGGACGACACCGACGGCCGGCACGGCCGTCTTGCTGCGGTTACGGCCCGGTCGGACCGAGAACACCGTGCGGGTCGGTGCCGCATGGCAGCTGGCCGCGGCCCCGGCGACCGATCGGCTACCGGCCACGCCGCGGGTGCTCGTCCGACACAGCGTGTCGACGCACGGGCGGCACCGCGACGCGCTGTTGTCGCTGCTACCGATCGCTCCGGCCAGGTCGGCGGCCGGCATTCCCACCGGCGAGTACCCGATCGCCGACGTCGCCCGGCTGCGCCTACCGGCGGCCGAATGTGGACAGTTGATCGGGGCCGCCGCCGACGGCCGCGCCGTCGCCGCCCGGGTGGTGGGCGCCGGCGTCGGTACCGTGCTGATCGCCGGCGACGTCGGCCTGTCCCAGCAGGTGGTGTTCCGCGCAGTGGCCACCGGGGCCCGGGTGCTGGTCCGGACCGACCGGCCGCACGCCTGGGCGAACCTGATCGGCGCGATCGGCAATCCGGATCGACTCGCCGTCGCCGGCAGCGCCGGCCAGCGCACGACCGGCCGCACCGCGCTGGTGGTCGACGGGGTCCCGTCGCCGGAGCCGCACGCCGGACTGACCGTGATCCGGGTCGACAGCGATCCGGCCGTCCGGCCGAGCACCCGGCCGGACGTGACGATCCGCCAACCCGACGGCAGCAGCCACCGCGTGGTGCTGGAGACCGGGCCGAGCCGGATCGAGCTCGCCCTCGTCACCACCCCCCGGGAAGCGGCGATCCTGCGCCGTCCGGCGGCCGCGCCGGACGCCGGTCACGAGCTGCCGGTCGACGCTTCCTAG